From Phoenix dactylifera cultivar Barhee BC4 unplaced genomic scaffold, palm_55x_up_171113_PBpolish2nd_filt_p 000366F, whole genome shotgun sequence, one genomic window encodes:
- the LOC120105769 gene encoding uncharacterized protein LOC120105769 has product MASEDTGSSVFMAICSYGSEAVIISISKDTILDQIFKEIVERWRHLSSTMIEVKFYIPNKSKMLVTLMSDKDVRNMHEKHVNLNAKVIEMVVTHSPTLIEGAAVVIESGSSHCAEISSRGKNISKGSSSSFGQVVEETRAAIEEEASQKNSLDDWKNSIEGVGQEFMNVETLRDTIRNYCIANCRDFVFVKNDRDRVTVECVYEGCEWRIHASRLGNGEKFAIKKMHCNHTCGGGLQVRSHPKASKRWVSKIVKDRLQDMPLYKPSDIVKDIRRQNGVELPYHQAWRGKEMAMMDLYGNSRLSYERIRWYCDAIRQTNPGSIAEYETIDGRFRRLFICFHASLMGFIKGCHPLIFMDGTFIKHKDGGVLLGATSKDGNDDMFPIAYGVVDTECDENWE; this is encoded by the exons ATGGCTTCGGAAGACACTGGTAGCTCTGTTTTTATGGCCATTTGTTCTTATGGTAGCGAAGCTGTGATTATTTCCATCTCAAAAGACACAATTCTTGATCAAATTTTTAAGGAAATAGTTGAAAGGTGGAGACATTTATCTTCTACAATGATAGAAGTTAAGTTTTATATTCCAAACAAGTCTAAAATGCTTGTTACGCTTATGAGCGATAAGGATGTTCGTAACATGCATGAAAAACACGTCAACTTAAATGCCAAGGTGATCGAGATGGTTGTTACTCATTCTCCAACCTTGATCGAAGGTGCTGCTGTGGTAATTGAGAG TGGCTCATCGCATTGTGCTGAAATCAGTTCGAGAGGGAAAAATATTTCGAAGGGTAGCTCAAGTAGTTTTGGTCAAGTTGTTGAAGAAACAAGAGCCGCAATTGAAGAGGAAGCAAGTCAAAAAAATTCGTTGGATGATTGGAAAAATAGTATAGAGGGTGTTGGTCAGGAGTTCATGAATGTGGAAACTCTACGTGACACCATTCGCAACTATTGCATTGCAAATTGCAGGGATTTTGTCTTCGTGAAGAACGATCGTGATCGAGTTACTGTAGAATGTGTTTATGAAGGTTGCGAATGGCGTATTCATGCTTCTCGCCTTGGGAATGGTGAAAagtttgcaattaaaaaaatgcaCTGTAACCACACATGTGGAGGAGGATTGCAAGTGCGGTCTCATCCAAAGGCTTCAAAACGTTGGGTTTCCAAAATTGTTAAAGATCGACTTCAAGATATGCCGTTATATAAGCCGAGTGATATTGTAAAGGATATTCGACGACAAAATGGTGTTGAATTGCCGTATCATCAAGCTTGGCGTGGTAAGGAGATGGCCATGATGGATCTTTATGGTAACAGCCGGCTATCTTATGAACGGATTCGCTGGTATTGCGATGCCATTCGTCAGACCAACCCCGGCAGCATTGCAGAGTATGAAACAATTGATGGTCGATTCAGACGTCTATTCATTTGTTTTCATGCTTCACTAATGGGTTTCATAAAAGGATGTCATCCTCTGATTTTTATGGATGGCACATTTATAAAGCATAAGGATGGAGGTGTATTGCTTGGAGCCACTTCGAAAGATGGAAATGATGATATGTTTCCTATAGCTTATGGTGTTGTAGATACAGAATGTGATGAAAATTGGGAATGA
- the LOC103711414 gene encoding uncharacterized protein LOC103711414, producing the protein MQSIAVIRALRLLPATRTCLLPLARASTATAGPADTAVHSQDPQEDDAEEAAKAAAAAEEKQRRERQPDIEAPPTTDNIPPFAPSPKLESHEVGRPGDPSFQQKRRWSHAAAPGRALLEDATCVGADGSPLAGRGDSVGSFGAQVKEEEEEEYAAYYKGHKPSPLSEIEFMDTRKPINQAWDGGARDDVGGGEGGRGLMEEDTVDAALQRAEAMFQAARERGDPDSPQSRALARMLRERARRGLEILP; encoded by the coding sequence ATGCAGTCGATAGCAGTGATTCGAGCCCTCCGCCTCCTCCCCGCCACGCGCACGTGCCTCCTCCCCCTTGCACGTGCCTCGACCGCAACCGCCGGACCCGCCGACACCGCCGTCCACTCGCAAGACCCCCAGGAAGACGACGCGGAAGAGGCGGCgaaggccgccgccgccgccgaagAGAAACAACGACGAGAACGACAGCCAGACATCGAAGCCCCACCAACCACCGACAACATCCCGCCCTTCGCTCCCTCCCCAAAGCTCGAGAGCCACGAGGTGGGCCGACCCGGTGACCCCTCCTTCCAGCAAAAGCGCCGGTGGTCCCACGCGGCGGCGCCGGGCCGCGCCCTCCTCGAGGACGCCACCTGCGTCGGGGCCGACGGCAGCCCGCTCGCCGGCAGAGGCGACAGCGTCGGCAGTTTTGGAGCTCAAgtcaaggaggaggaagaggaggagtacGCGGCGTATTACAAGGGGCACAAGCCGTCGCCACTCTCGGAGATCGAATTCATGGACACGAGGAAGCCGATAAACCAGGCGTGGGACGGCGGGGCGAGGGACGACGTGGGGGGCGGCGAGGGGGGCAGGGGATTAATGGAGGAGGACACGGTGGACGCGGCGCTGCAAAGAGCGGAGGCGATGTTCCAGGCGGCCAGGGAGAGGGGAGATCCCGACTCGCCGCAGTCCCGAGCTCTCGCGAGGATGCTTCGCGAGAGAGCGCGCCGGGGTTTAGAAATCCTTCCTTGA
- the LOC108511078 gene encoding uncharacterized protein LOC108511078, which translates to MTDRHQGIIKSVPKYFPDSYHSYCIRHVKENFKNQVLVHYRAAERKRLIDLLNAAAYTPRLTVFRKLIAKLTSEAPGATTFLLHAKPEHWANAVFPGPRWGIMTSNVAESFNSWVLEARHLPVPQMVYHIRIQIMQMMHERRNRGYSIQSQLCPDAEKVLQKNAEDGRRLAVFTSNIMIYDVKDTNYSCKVDLHMCSCSCGFWRIFRMPCKHACACIEKDGRSLYQFTDNCFQAELYRVTYAEAISPISDMEKSQSASEEIHILPPIRKTRPGRPKKKRRPSQVESVREMRCGRCGKVGHNRRTCNEVIK; encoded by the exons ATGACGGATAGACATCAGGGCATTATTAAATCCGTGCCGAAGTACTTTCCTGATTCTTACCACTCATATTGTATACGTCATGTGAAAGAAAACTTCAAGAATCAG GTCCTTGTCCATTATCGTGCAGCTGAGAGAAAGAGGCTCATTGATTTACTAAATGCTGCTGCCTATACACCAAGGCTTACTGTATTCCGAAAGCTAATTGCAAAGCTTACATCAGAAGCCCCTGGTGCTACCACCTTTCTCCTACATGCAAAGCCGGAGCATTGGGCGAATGCTGTATTTCCAGGTCCACGCTGGGGCATCATGACATCGAATGTGGCAGAGTCTTTTAATAGTTGGGTCCTGGAGGCTCGTCATCTCCCTGTGCCTCAGATGGTTTACCATATAAGGATCCAAATAATGCAGATGATGCATGAACGCCGTAATCGAGGATATAGCATTCAATCTCAACTGTGTCCTGATGCGGAGAAAGTGTTGCAAAAAAATGCAGAAGATGGTCGGAGATTAGCTGTATTTACGTCCAACATAATGATATATGACGTAAAGGATACCAACTACTCATGCAAAGTTGACCTGCATATGTGTAGCTGCTCTTGTGGCTTCTGGCGAATCTTCCGCATGCCATGTAAGCATGCTTGTGCATGCATCGAGAAGGACGGCAGATCACTATACCAATTCACCGACAATTGCTTCCAAGCTGAATTGTATAGAGTAACATATGCCGAAGCAATCAGTCCAATTTCTGACATGGAGAAATCCCAAAGTGCCTCTGAAGAGATTCACATTCTACCCCCTATAAGAAAGACACGTCCTGGcaggcctaaaaagaagagaagacctTCGCAAGTGGAGTCAGTACGTGAAATGAGATGTGGACGATGCGGGAAGGTTGGGCACAATAGAAGGACTTGTAATGAGGTCATCAAGTAA